One region of Vibrio sp. FE10 genomic DNA includes:
- a CDS encoding YjiG family protein, with protein MSEVKAKKPMVTDIFVEGAKKGWVIATTSTVPNVLMAFVIIKALQITGALDLMGSVFAPIMAVFGLPGEAAAVLIGAWMSMGGAVGVVITLFDQGILNGTHIAILAPAIYLMGSQVQYMGRIMGPIGTEGRYIPVMIAISVLNAFGAMFLMNIIL; from the coding sequence ATGAGCGAAGTTAAAGCAAAGAAACCAATGGTTACTGATATTTTCGTTGAAGGTGCTAAGAAAGGCTGGGTCATTGCGACAACCTCTACAGTACCTAATGTTCTAATGGCATTCGTCATCATCAAAGCATTACAAATCACAGGTGCGCTTGACCTGATGGGCAGTGTGTTTGCACCTATCATGGCGGTATTTGGTTTACCGGGCGAAGCGGCAGCAGTATTGATTGGCGCGTGGATGTCGATGGGTGGTGCGGTTGGTGTGGTTATTACGCTGTTTGACCAAGGTATCTTGAACGGAACTCATATTGCTATCTTGGCGCCAGCTATCTACTTGATGGGCTCTCAGGTGCAATACATGGGTCGTATCATGGGGCCAATCGGTACAGAAGGTCGCTACATTCCAGTGATGATCGCGATTTCGGTATTGAATGCCTTTGGTGCGATGTTCCTGATGAACATTATTTTGTAA